From Micromonospora sp. NBC_01699, a single genomic window includes:
- a CDS encoding acyl-CoA thioesterase, which produces MTSANGTITPPDVPFGHAEPVWVHFDDLDMMGIVHNAKYAVLLERALTPYWSERGFSFENGRMSAPDIFHAVRELSISYRAPIRGTGPILVHFWFEKFGTTSAEYGFRLLSTDGGTVYAQGRRAIVRLDPATLRPTPWTDGAKAVGQALLRPESSTA; this is translated from the coding sequence ATGACCAGTGCCAACGGCACGATCACCCCGCCCGACGTCCCGTTCGGTCATGCCGAGCCGGTCTGGGTGCACTTCGACGACCTCGACATGATGGGCATCGTCCACAACGCGAAGTACGCCGTGCTGCTGGAGCGGGCGCTGACGCCGTACTGGTCCGAGCGCGGGTTCTCGTTCGAGAACGGGCGGATGAGCGCCCCGGACATCTTCCACGCCGTACGCGAGCTCTCGATCAGCTACCGCGCCCCGATCCGCGGCACCGGCCCGATCCTGGTCCACTTCTGGTTCGAGAAGTTCGGCACCACCAGCGCCGAGTACGGCTTCCGCCTGCTCTCCACCGACGGCGGCACCGTGTACGCGCAGGGGCGGCGGGCGATCGTCCGGCTCGACCCGGCGACGCTGCGCCCGACTCCGTGGACCGACGGGGCCAAGGCGGTCGGCCAGGCCCTGCTCCGCCCGGAGTCCAGCACCGCGTGA
- a CDS encoding TetR/AcrR family transcriptional regulator yields the protein MTVDGRAVRGERTRTMVLDTAVALATEAGLDGLSLGQLAERLGVSKSGLFAHWRSKEELQLATVERARELMLDEVIRPALRAPRGVRRLWALHEHRLAYYGKGTLPGACFFANAEFEYNVHPGPVRDRLAESLAEWLLLVRRLATEAVAAGELAAHTDVGLLAYEFEALGLAAAMQSRLMPTEPSYRYARQAVLDRLRALCPEPDLLPEG from the coding sequence ATGACGGTCGACGGTCGGGCGGTACGGGGTGAACGCACCCGGACCATGGTGCTCGACACCGCCGTGGCCCTGGCCACCGAGGCCGGGCTCGACGGGCTCTCCCTCGGGCAGCTCGCCGAACGGCTCGGTGTCAGCAAGTCCGGCCTGTTCGCGCACTGGCGCTCCAAGGAGGAGCTGCAACTCGCGACCGTCGAACGGGCTCGCGAACTCATGCTCGACGAGGTGATCCGGCCGGCGCTGCGGGCACCCCGGGGCGTACGCCGGCTCTGGGCGCTGCACGAGCACCGGCTCGCCTACTACGGCAAGGGAACACTGCCCGGCGCCTGCTTCTTCGCCAACGCCGAGTTCGAGTACAACGTGCATCCCGGCCCGGTCCGTGACCGGCTGGCCGAATCACTCGCCGAGTGGCTGTTACTTGTCCGGCGGCTGGCCACCGAGGCCGTGGCCGCCGGCGAACTGGCCGCGCACACCGACGTCGGACTGCTCGCGTACGAGTTCGAGGCGCTCGGCCTCGCCGCCGCCATGCAGTCCCGGTTGATGCCCACCGAACCCAGTTACCGGTACGCCCGGCAGGCGGTGCTCGACCGGCTGCGCGCCCTCTGCCCCGAACCGGATCTGCTACCCGAAGGATGA